AGGCGGTTCAGACCACACGGCCAGGCATCTCTGAGGCGGATGCAAGGCGCCTTGTGGACCGCGTCGTGGCAGGTTCAGACGAGTATTGGTTTGCTCACGACGAAGCTTTGAAAGACACCAGCTTGTTGCGCCTGACAGAGTACCACGTGCTCGCATTCTTGAATCAAATCAAATGCCCCACCCTTTTGATTAAGGCCGAAGATGGACTTGCGTTCCCTGAAGAACTTAGCAAACCCCGGATCTTATCCATCGAGAATCTGCAGATTGAGACGCTACCCGGCAAACACCATGTTCATCTCGAAGATGCCGAAGCGGTGGCGGCGTTGATCAGGTCGTTCCAGAGTCGGGTCGCCTAGAGGCTCTCCATGCCTTGATGCCCACCACAAAGAGCCCAATGCTGTGGTAGAAGACATCGAAGATGTCGATAGGCCGGGTGAGTTCGCCCCTAGAAAGCATGCCGAATTTCTCAACAAGGTGTGGCTCAGGCCCGAGTGGCCACGGCGCGAGCGCAAGCCAAGCCGCCAAGAAACCTAAGATCCACCAACTTGTGTTATCGATGGAGCGACCGACTCGCTCGGGGATTGATTTGAAGTCCATAAAGCCTCCGGGGTTGGAGGCTTCCAACCTTACTCAACAATCGTCGCGGTCTTTACGAAGTCAAGGTCAGGGAACATTTCTTTGAGGTAGGCATTGCCTTCGCGCTGAATGCGTCCTTGGTCTGGTCCACGGCCACGCGGAGCGCCTTCGCCGTACTCTTTGTAAAGGCTATCAACAACTTCCATGCCCGAGACCACTTTACCAAACGGTGAGAAACCCATTTGGTCGAGGTTCGCGTTGTTTCCGAAATTGATGAAGAGCTGGGTGGTGCGGGTGTTAGGCCCTGCGGTTGCGAAGACGAGCGTGCCTCGAGCGTTGGACTGCTTGACTGCGTCGTCTTGAATACGTGCTTCGCGCCACTTTTCCATGACCTTTGGGTTGCCGTGGATGCCGAACTGCGCCACGAATCCCTCGAGGACTCGGAAGAACGCGATATCATTGAAGAACCCGATTTTGACCAGGTTGTAGAATCGATCTGCGCCTTGTGGTGCCCAGTCTCTGTACACTTCCACCTCAAACGTTCCTTTGGTGGTATCGAATTTCACTTTGTACTGATCAGGAGCCTGCTCGTTTGCGAGCGCTGGGTTCATGAGTGCATCTGACACGTTTTCCTCCGTGGCCGGGGCCGTTGTGGGTTCAGTTTCTCTTGCCTCGGCCGGTTCTGCAGCCGCGGGCTCTTCTACCTTAGCGGCCTCTTTGGTCTCTTGAGGTGCCTGGGCATCCGCTTTCGCGGCTTGTTTGTTGTTGTCGCAGCCAAAACTCATGGCCAAAACGAGTACGAGTGCTAATGATCGAATCATGGTCAACCTCCTTATGGGCCGCTAAATAGCAGTCCCGCACACCCTGCGCAACCTCCGCCAAGCTGGACACCGACCCCAGCCTTTGGGTATGACATCTAGAATTCCTGATATTGCGGGTTTCTCATGGTTCGTCAGTGGTTCTTTTTCATCGCGTTCTTAGTCATCGTCACGATTTCACTGGCGGCCTATTTCGAGCCGAAGGTCCTTTGGTCCATGGTGATTCTCGGGCCGATCCTCGTGCTGGGTTTTCACGACTCAATGCAAAAGGAACACACGATCCTCCGGAACTTTCCGATCCTCGGGCATGGGCGCTACCTGCTCGAGTCAATCCGGCCTGAAATCCAACAATATTTCATTGAGATGGACACCGAAGGTCGTCCTCTGAGTCGTGAGGAGCGCTCGGTGGTCTACCAGAGGGCAAAATCCGAGCTCGACACGGTGCCCTTTGGAACTCAGCACGATGTCTACGAACCCGGCTACGAGTGGGTCAACCACTCGCTAAACGCGACTCAGGCCCCACACGACGCTCCCACGGTTAGAGTCGGCGGACGAGACTGCACACAACCTTACGACCTCTCACTCTTCAATGTCTCGGCCATGAGCTTCGGGGCGCTCTCCCCCACGGCTGTTGTGGCGTTGAACGCCGGAGCAAAAAAGGGGGGATTTGCCCATAACACGGGCGAAGGAGGCATTAGCCCCTACCACGACGAGCCCGGCGGCGATCTCATCTGGCAAATCGGCACGGGGTACTTCGGATGCCGAACGCTCGAAGGCGATTTTAATCCCGAGATGTTTAAGAAGAATGCGGCCCGAGAGACGGTCAAGATGATCGAGATAAAGCTCTCACAAGGTGCAAAACCCGGCCATGGCGGCATCCTGCCTGGCGCCAAAGTGAACGCACAAATCGCTCAGATCCGCGGCGTCGAGATCGGCAAGGACGTGCTCTCGCCCCCAACACACCGGGCATTCACAAACCCCATCGAGCTCTGCAATTTCATCGCTCAACTCAGAGAACTCAGCGGCGGAAAGCCGGTCGGCTTTAAACTCTGTGTTGGACGCCCAGAGGAATTCGCGTCCATCGTCAAGGCCATGCTCCAAACCGGGATTAAACCAGATTTCATCACCATCGACGGCAAAGAAGGTGGCACCGGAGCTGCTCCGCTCGAGTTCTCGAACTCGGTGGGTATGCCGCTTAGAGAGGGCCTAAAGCTTGTTCATAACACGTTGAGGGCAGCCGGCATTCGCAAAGAAATCACCCTCATCGCGGCAGGAAAGCTCGTCACAGGCTTCCACATTTTCCGCGCGCTCGCCCTTGGGGCAGACGCCTGCTACTCGGCACGTGGGTTTATGCTCGCGCTCGGTTGTATTCAGGCGCTTCGGTGTAACTCGAATGTGTGTCCAACAGGAGTTGCGACCCAAAACCGAGCCCTTTGGATTGGGCTCGACCCAACGCTCAAGTCCGATCGCGTCTATCGCTACCATAAAGCGACTGTGCACAGTTTCCTGGAGCTAGCGGCGTGTGCGGGCCTAAAAGATCCTCGAGACGTCCCAGCTGAGCTTCTGATGCGCCGCATCGACGAATCGACTATCAAGACCTATGCAGAACTGCACCCTGTGGTGCCTGAAAACTCTTTTGAGACCGGAAACTGCCCGGACTGGATTCGCATCCCTTGGGAGCACTCGGTAGCCGAGAGGTTTTAGTACCTGTCCTACTTGCACCAATCCAGCGCTCGGGTCACACTAGGTCCTCAAATTTAGCCGCAAGTCCAAATCGGAGAATGAATATATGGCGACCAAGAAAACCCAAAAATCGAAGACCACCAAGCCAGTAAAAGCTACGCGTGGTTCATCTCTTCTGCACTTTGCGGATCACGACTCGCAGGAAGCGAGCGACCTTAAATACGGGGCGCAATCCACCTCATGTGCCGCGATCGTCAAAGCGGGGCCTGTAGTAACCAAAGACAATTCGTACTCGGGCGACTGGTCTCCTGAGACCGACTGAGTCTATTTCCTGACTCGTCCGTGCGGCGTTCCTTCCCGGAATCCGCCCTGGGTTTGAACGCCCACAACCACCCTCTCTTGAAATTCTGCCCAGTTGAGCGCGCCTGCGTAGGTGAATGCGGATTGAACACCCGTGATATTATCTACCAGAATATCGCCCACGCTCTCGTGTCCTTCCTTGAGATAGATACGCGATGTGGAGATTCCTTCGCGGAAGTAGCCTTTCATCGCCTTTTCGAACGCGTCGATTTCTGCGCTCCTGTCGTGGACGGCTCGCGCGCTGGCCATGCCGTAATTCTCTTTGTAGAGGAACCCTTCAGCGTCTTCTCTGAGGTCCCCGGGACTCTCCCAAGTACCCGCCAAACCAGTGCCGATCATCACACGAGAGGCTCCGGCAGCCAGATAAAGTGCCACATCGCGAGGATGACGCACGCCGCCGTCTGCCCAGACGTGTTTTCCGAGGGCTTTAGCGGCGTCTGCGCAAGCGCGAACCGCGCTGAAGGTTGGTCGCCCAGCGCCAGTTTGCATCCTTGTCGTACACATGGCCCCCGGGCCCACGTTGACTTTGATGACGTCGGCGCCTGCCTTGATGAGGTCGTGCGCACCTTCCGCGGTACACACGTTTCCTGCCACGATCGGCAGATCGGTGATGGCCCGAATCTCGGCCACTACTTCCAACATGCGAGCCTGATGGCCGTGAGCAGTATCCAAAACAAGGACGTCAACACCCATCTCGATGAGCATTTTCGCCCGCTCCGCTGCCTTTGAGGAGATTCCCACCGCGGCCGCGACCATAAGACGCCCCGAGGCATCGAGGCTGGGCTTTAGGAGTTCGAAACGAACAGCATCTTCGCGGCTCAGAATGCCGCAGAGCCGGCCATCTTGGTTCACAACGGGGGCGGCCTTGACCCTGCCCTGCTCCATAAGCAAGAAGGCTTCTCGGTTTGCTGTCGAATCAGAAATCGTGAGTAAATCTGCGCTCATCACGTCGGCGACCGTGGTGTACTGGTCTCGGTCGCGCAAATCAGAATGCGTCACCACGCCTAAGGGTCTATGGTCCGAATCCACCACAACCACCATGCCGTGA
This Microvenator marinus DNA region includes the following protein-coding sequences:
- a CDS encoding peptidylprolyl isomerase translates to MIRSLALVLVLAMSFGCDNNKQAAKADAQAPQETKEAAKVEEPAAAEPAEARETEPTTAPATEENVSDALMNPALANEQAPDQYKVKFDTTKGTFEVEVYRDWAPQGADRFYNLVKIGFFNDIAFFRVLEGFVAQFGIHGNPKVMEKWREARIQDDAVKQSNARGTLVFATAGPNTRTTQLFINFGNNANLDQMGFSPFGKVVSGMEVVDSLYKEYGEGAPRGRGPDQGRIQREGNAYLKEMFPDLDFVKTATIVE
- a CDS encoding FMN-binding glutamate synthase family protein translates to MVRQWFFFIAFLVIVTISLAAYFEPKVLWSMVILGPILVLGFHDSMQKEHTILRNFPILGHGRYLLESIRPEIQQYFIEMDTEGRPLSREERSVVYQRAKSELDTVPFGTQHDVYEPGYEWVNHSLNATQAPHDAPTVRVGGRDCTQPYDLSLFNVSAMSFGALSPTAVVALNAGAKKGGFAHNTGEGGISPYHDEPGGDLIWQIGTGYFGCRTLEGDFNPEMFKKNAARETVKMIEIKLSQGAKPGHGGILPGAKVNAQIAQIRGVEIGKDVLSPPTHRAFTNPIELCNFIAQLRELSGGKPVGFKLCVGRPEEFASIVKAMLQTGIKPDFITIDGKEGGTGAAPLEFSNSVGMPLREGLKLVHNTLRAAGIRKEITLIAAGKLVTGFHIFRALALGADACYSARGFMLALGCIQALRCNSNVCPTGVATQNRALWIGLDPTLKSDRVYRYHKATVHSFLELAACAGLKDPRDVPAELLMRRIDESTIKTYAELHPVVPENSFETGNCPDWIRIPWEHSVAERF
- a CDS encoding GuaB1 family IMP dehydrogenase-related protein codes for the protein MRFIHPEHDESLELSLDDVFILPGFFSGRSRTAVDLTPPDFPGGSHPIVSANMNAVTGKRLAETMARYGGLGVLPQDMSPQTVERIVQHIKSAPVHFDTPLVVTPEATLRDVQGIIRKRAHGMVVVVDSDHRPLGVVTHSDLRDRDQYTTVADVMSADLLTISDSTANREAFLLMEQGRVKAAPVVNQDGRLCGILSREDAVRFELLKPSLDASGRLMVAAAVGISSKAAERAKMLIEMGVDVLVLDTAHGHQARMLEVVAEIRAITDLPIVAGNVCTAEGAHDLIKAGADVIKVNVGPGAMCTTRMQTGAGRPTFSAVRACADAAKALGKHVWADGGVRHPRDVALYLAAGASRVMIGTGLAGTWESPGDLREDAEGFLYKENYGMASARAVHDRSAEIDAFEKAMKGYFREGISTSRIYLKEGHESVGDILVDNITGVQSAFTYAGALNWAEFQERVVVGVQTQGGFREGTPHGRVRK